A single Clostridium sp. AN503 DNA region contains:
- a CDS encoding ABC transporter permease: MKKIETQTDQEVSVKENRLKAIWHQFRKNKGAMIGLAVTLLIILVAIFADVIWDYQTDVIGMNIPQRFTAPCLAHPFGTDEYGRDMLARVGYGARYSLSIGVTAVCIGTAIGLPIGASAGYIGGRYDAVVMRILDAFGIIPSILLSITLVAALGTSLVNLSLALAVGSIPVLARITRAAVMTVRFNEYVESAHAIGASSFYIIFKHILPNCFSSILVQCTLRLGSSIIAASSLSYIGLGVALPTPEWGALLSSAKNHILKAPYLCLFPGLAIMVTVMAINLIGDGLRDALDPKMKR, encoded by the coding sequence ATGAAGAAAATAGAGACACAAACAGATCAGGAAGTCAGTGTAAAAGAAAACCGGTTGAAAGCGATCTGGCATCAGTTCCGGAAGAACAAGGGGGCAATGATCGGGCTGGCAGTCACACTGCTGATTATCCTGGTAGCCATTTTTGCAGATGTTATCTGGGATTATCAGACCGATGTGATCGGAATGAATATCCCTCAGAGGTTTACGGCGCCATGCCTGGCACATCCCTTCGGGACTGACGAGTATGGGCGTGATATGCTGGCGCGGGTAGGCTATGGCGCCCGGTATTCCCTTTCCATCGGCGTGACTGCCGTATGTATCGGCACAGCGATCGGGCTTCCCATCGGCGCGTCCGCCGGTTATATTGGAGGCAGGTATGATGCGGTCGTTATGAGGATCCTGGATGCGTTCGGGATCATTCCCAGCATCCTGCTCAGCATCACGCTGGTGGCGGCGCTGGGGACCAGCCTGGTGAACTTGTCGCTGGCTCTGGCAGTGGGAAGCATCCCGGTACTGGCCAGGATCACCCGGGCAGCTGTTATGACGGTACGGTTCAATGAATATGTGGAATCGGCGCATGCGATCGGGGCTTCCAGTTTTTATATCATTTTTAAGCATATACTGCCAAACTGTTTTTCTTCGATCCTGGTGCAGTGTACGCTCCGGCTGGGTTCCTCCATCATCGCGGCTTCCAGCCTAAGCTATATCGGGCTTGGGGTTGCCCTGCCCACACCGGAATGGGGGGCGCTTTTGTCCTCCGCAAAAAACCATATTTTAAAAGCCCCCTATCTCTGCCTGTTCCCGGGACTTGCCATTATGGTCACGGTCATGGCGATCAACCTGATAGGCGATGGCCTGCGGGATGCGCTGGATCCGAAGATGAAGCGATAA
- a CDS encoding pectinesterase family protein has protein sequence MGQYYVHEDNAVIENRSFLGSHYAYELHPDGKPYHTFRTYTVLADGSGITFKNCYFENGAGPGGAVGQAIALYLDGDDIHVTDCVLRAHQDTLFLAPLPLKERIPDGFLGPKQFYPRTNHTMYFKNCLIEGGIDFIFGGATAYFDNCEFKNVEPGYVFAPCTPEDVKVGFVARNCRFTAAEGVMDGSCYIGRPWRIHAKVRLENCYLGPHINRAGWDDWNKPKSHETVEFVETGSYGPGACPKGRPDYVKIER, from the coding sequence ATGGGGCAGTATTATGTTCATGAGGACAATGCGGTTATTGAGAACCGTTCTTTCTTGGGCAGCCATTACGCATATGAGCTGCATCCGGATGGGAAGCCTTATCATACCTTCCGCACCTACACGGTTCTGGCGGATGGCTCAGGCATCACCTTTAAAAACTGCTATTTTGAAAATGGCGCAGGACCGGGCGGCGCTGTGGGGCAGGCGATTGCCCTGTACCTCGACGGGGATGATATCCACGTGACGGACTGTGTTTTACGGGCGCACCAGGATACGCTTTTTCTGGCTCCACTGCCTTTAAAGGAGCGCATACCGGACGGTTTTCTGGGGCCGAAACAATTTTACCCCCGGACCAACCATACCATGTATTTTAAAAACTGCCTGATCGAGGGCGGGATCGATTTTATATTCGGCGGGGCAACGGCGTATTTTGACAACTGTGAGTTTAAAAATGTGGAGCCGGGATACGTGTTTGCGCCCTGTACGCCGGAGGATGTGAAGGTGGGTTTTGTCGCCAGGAACTGCAGGTTTACCGCCGCGGAAGGCGTTATGGACGGCTCCTGCTATATCGGAAGGCCATGGCGTATCCATGCAAAGGTGCGGCTTGAGAACTGTTATCTCGGGCCGCATATCAACCGGGCGGGCTGGGATGACTGGAACAAGCCAAAATCCCATGAGACAGTGGAGTTTGTGGAGACCGGGTCTTACGGCCCGGGCGCATGCCCCAAGGGGCGGCCGGATTATGTGAAGATAGAGCGGTGA
- a CDS encoding ABC transporter ATP-binding protein, translating to MRKNKQKTNIRLERVETDYAVDIEGLEILYQTDASTVHAVNSIDLKLKKKSVLGLVGETGAGKTTAMLSLLRLIPSPPGVVKNGRILVNGLDMMNLSPEELCAVRGSEISMIFQDPMISLNPVMTVGEQIAESVLLHDNVSRDEALKRAKEMLKIVGIDPNRSVEYPHQFSGGMRQRVGIAIALACKPTVLIADEPTTALDVTIQAQVLRLMKELQTTYGTSMILITHDLGVVAEMCDRVAVMYAGRIVEEGTAEDIFNATMHPYTEGLFNSLPNIQARHQKLQPINGLMPDPSNLPAGCTFADRCPYATDVCLTAQPQQRMVSDTHMVACAAYDDPEFRIKRRSTLCQK from the coding sequence ATGAGAAAGAATAAACAGAAAACGAATATCAGACTGGAGCGGGTGGAAACGGATTATGCGGTGGACATAGAGGGGTTAGAGATCCTGTATCAAACGGATGCGTCCACAGTCCATGCAGTGAATTCCATTGATCTGAAATTGAAAAAGAAGAGCGTGCTGGGCCTGGTGGGAGAGACGGGAGCCGGAAAGACCACCGCCATGCTTTCCCTGCTGAGACTGATCCCAAGCCCGCCGGGGGTCGTGAAAAACGGCAGGATCCTGGTAAACGGCCTGGATATGATGAACTTGAGCCCGGAAGAGCTGTGTGCAGTGCGGGGAAGTGAGATCTCCATGATATTCCAGGACCCGATGATCTCGCTGAACCCGGTCATGACAGTGGGGGAACAGATTGCAGAAAGCGTACTGCTGCATGACAATGTGAGCAGGGATGAGGCGCTGAAACGGGCAAAGGAGATGCTCAAGATCGTAGGGATCGATCCCAACCGTTCTGTGGAATACCCGCATCAGTTTTCCGGCGGTATGCGGCAGCGGGTAGGCATTGCGATCGCCCTTGCCTGCAAGCCCACGGTACTGATCGCGGATGAGCCAACGACGGCCCTGGATGTGACGATCCAGGCACAGGTGCTGCGGCTGATGAAGGAGCTGCAGACCACTTATGGCACGTCCATGATCCTGATCACCCACGATCTGGGAGTTGTGGCTGAGATGTGTGACCGGGTTGCAGTCATGTATGCGGGACGGATCGTGGAGGAGGGCACCGCGGAGGATATCTTTAATGCCACCATGCACCCTTATACAGAAGGGCTGTTTAACTCCCTGCCGAACATTCAGGCGCGTCATCAGAAACTGCAGCCCATAAACGGCCTTATGCCGGACCCGTCGAACCTGCCTGCCGGATGTACGTTTGCAGACCGATGCCCCTATGCAACGGATGTCTGCCTGACGGCTCAGCCGCAGCAGAGGATGGTCTCGGATACCCATATGGTAGCATGTGCCGCTTACGATGATCCGGAGTTCCGGATAAAAAGGAGAAGTACTTTATGTCAGAAGTGA
- a CDS encoding glycosyl hydrolase family 28-related protein yields the protein MNVIFTSCRSVTLELENRQIYQTEEPFQILLNGRQVEAGQCRNVFSLYGLEPDTEYVVEAAGQQVEFRTDMETLTLNVRDFYAKGDGESDDTGAIQAAILSCPPGGRVLIPEGDYRIKPIFLKSHIQIELQEGATLLGETDRHQYPILPGRLPMNDGETEYYLGTWEGKAESAFAGLITGIGVEHVKLYGRGVIDGQADKSDWWVNDRVMRVAWRPRGIFLNGCRNIGLQG from the coding sequence ATGAACGTTATATTTACATCATGCCGGAGCGTTACGCTGGAGTTGGAAAACAGGCAGATATACCAAACGGAAGAGCCTTTTCAGATTCTTTTAAACGGCAGGCAGGTTGAGGCGGGGCAGTGCAGAAATGTATTTTCGCTGTATGGCCTGGAGCCGGATACGGAATATGTGGTTGAGGCGGCAGGCCAGCAGGTGGAGTTTCGCACCGACATGGAAACACTCACCCTGAATGTCCGGGATTTTTATGCAAAAGGGGATGGGGAGTCGGACGATACCGGAGCGATCCAGGCGGCGATCTTAAGCTGCCCGCCAGGCGGCAGGGTCCTGATCCCTGAAGGGGACTACCGGATAAAACCCATATTTTTAAAGAGCCATATCCAGATTGAGCTTCAGGAGGGCGCGACACTTCTGGGGGAGACCGACCGCCATCAATACCCGATCCTTCCCGGCAGGCTGCCGATGAATGATGGGGAAACCGAATATTATCTGGGGACCTGGGAGGGAAAAGCGGAATCTGCATTTGCAGGATTGATCACCGGGATTGGCGTGGAGCATGTGAAGCTGTACGGCAGAGGGGTCATTGACGGACAAGCTGATAAAAGCGACTGGTGGGTCAATGACCGGGTGATGCGGGTGGCATGGAGGCCAAGGGGGATCTTCCTCAATGGCTGCAGGAATATCGGGCTGCAGGGCTGA
- a CDS encoding glycosyl hydrolase family 28 protein, with product MEAKGDLPQWLQEYRAAGLTCRNTASWNQHPFFCQDVVYADMKLQNPKENPNTDGIDPESCKRVSIIGCEFSVGDDCIAIKSGKFEMGEKRKTPCEEVVIRNCLMQYGHGAVTLGSELSAGLKDITVTQCRFEKTDRGLRIKTQRGRGRRAAVDNVVFDNIEMVNVKAPLVVNMFYKARNNEPDQEYMYNHSMLPIDERTPCFGSFLFKNIRATEVEWAAGAFWGLPEQPVEEIRMENVQFHMREQAEPGTAVMTLDPPQYCKSGLHFYWVKKVSLKQVTVTGADTEPYILEHVEEMDVE from the coding sequence ATGGAGGCCAAGGGGGATCTTCCTCAATGGCTGCAGGAATATCGGGCTGCAGGGCTGACCTGCCGGAATACAGCTTCCTGGAACCAGCACCCGTTCTTCTGCCAGGATGTGGTGTATGCGGATATGAAGCTGCAGAATCCAAAAGAGAACCCGAATACAGATGGGATCGACCCGGAGTCCTGTAAACGGGTGTCGATCATAGGATGCGAGTTTTCCGTGGGGGATGATTGTATCGCCATTAAATCCGGAAAATTTGAGATGGGTGAGAAGCGGAAAACGCCCTGTGAGGAGGTTGTGATCCGCAACTGCCTGATGCAGTATGGTCATGGCGCTGTCACACTGGGCAGCGAACTGAGCGCAGGACTGAAGGATATAACCGTAACACAATGCCGGTTTGAAAAGACGGACCGCGGCTTACGGATCAAGACCCAGCGGGGGCGCGGCCGGCGGGCAGCCGTGGACAATGTGGTGTTTGACAATATTGAGATGGTAAATGTGAAAGCCCCGCTGGTAGTGAACATGTTTTATAAGGCGCGGAACAATGAGCCGGACCAGGAATATATGTACAATCACAGTATGCTTCCCATAGATGAGCGAACCCCCTGCTTTGGATCGTTCCTGTTTAAGAATATCCGGGCAACGGAGGTGGAGTGGGCGGCAGGCGCTTTCTGGGGGCTGCCGGAGCAGCCGGTTGAAGAGATCCGCATGGAGAACGTTCAATTTCACATGAGAGAACAGGCTGAACCGGGGACGGCAGTTATGACCCTGGATCCGCCGCAATATTGTAAGTCCGGTCTGCATTTTTACTGGGTAAAAAAGGTTTCCTTAAAGCAGGTTACCGTGACAGGTGCAGACACAGAGCCTTATATATTGGAGCATGTGGAGGAGATGGATGTTGAGTAG
- a CDS encoding ABC transporter substrate-binding protein yields MKKKLISLFLCGTLAASVLTGCGGGGKSAPTAGGETETTASILETAENVNAELETGKEDVTYKDSIVIATTNDLPSNAPYGSNNTQTAMLTNSTFNRLVKINSENEILPDLATSWSGNEDSTVWTFQLRDDVKFQNGKPLTAEDVVFTFEYAASTTNEGITFPINGTEHIDSMETPDDHTVVFNLTDTCADWPYYAAQKIMSKATIEEEGIEAGGAIGTGPFKFVSYEPGVQWVMERNEDYFGDVPLTRQITFTVITDDNARALSIESGDVDVVFDPNPADIVKFLNNPDYNVYQNTSLSNIFLGINCAREGGSLEIRRALAMAISRDDLEAACYEDGQLGTASFNYVNTASPLHAEVEAIPYDPEGAVEILKGLGYDENNKLPLRLCAAGKFIPLAEIIQANLAAVNIDLTVSEFSQAGFSASLREDGKYDMYLQQSSSQGSILNIVQRFFSTGGQSNVMNYSNPELDAMMDEATRSKNLDEMAERYAEIQQVLADEVPAIPLIEQYLWCIGTKGFYGIDLNNQYYYVDFTNCVVVEE; encoded by the coding sequence ATGAAAAAGAAGCTTATTTCACTGTTCCTGTGTGGGACCTTAGCTGCATCTGTACTGACGGGCTGCGGAGGCGGCGGTAAATCTGCGCCAACAGCCGGAGGAGAGACGGAAACCACGGCGTCGATCCTGGAAACGGCGGAGAATGTCAATGCGGAACTGGAGACTGGAAAAGAGGATGTAACGTATAAGGATTCTATTGTTATTGCAACCACCAACGACCTGCCGTCCAATGCGCCTTACGGGAGCAACAATACGCAGACGGCCATGCTGACCAACTCCACCTTTAACCGCCTGGTAAAAATAAACAGTGAAAATGAGATCTTGCCGGATCTGGCAACCTCCTGGTCGGGTAATGAGGACAGCACTGTATGGACGTTCCAGTTGAGAGACGATGTAAAGTTTCAGAACGGCAAGCCTCTGACGGCGGAGGATGTGGTGTTTACATTCGAGTATGCAGCATCCACTACCAATGAAGGGATCACGTTCCCGATCAACGGGACCGAACATATTGACAGCATGGAAACGCCGGATGATCATACGGTAGTGTTCAACCTGACGGATACCTGCGCAGACTGGCCTTACTATGCGGCACAGAAGATCATGTCCAAAGCCACGATTGAGGAGGAAGGGATCGAAGCAGGCGGCGCCATCGGTACCGGTCCGTTTAAGTTCGTATCCTATGAGCCGGGCGTTCAGTGGGTAATGGAGCGCAACGAAGATTATTTCGGGGACGTGCCGCTCACCAGACAGATCACATTTACCGTGATCACGGACGACAATGCAAGAGCGCTTTCTATTGAGTCCGGGGACGTGGACGTTGTGTTTGATCCCAACCCGGCGGATATTGTGAAGTTCCTCAACAACCCGGATTATAATGTATATCAGAACACAAGCCTTTCCAATATATTTCTGGGCATCAACTGCGCCAGGGAGGGAGGCAGCCTGGAGATCCGCCGCGCGTTAGCCATGGCGATCAGCCGTGACGACCTGGAGGCGGCCTGCTATGAGGACGGACAGTTGGGAACGGCGTCCTTCAACTATGTAAACACCGCTTCCCCGCTGCACGCAGAGGTTGAGGCAATCCCGTATGACCCGGAGGGGGCGGTTGAGATCTTAAAGGGGCTTGGCTATGATGAGAACAACAAGCTTCCGCTTCGCCTCTGTGCGGCAGGAAAATTCATCCCTCTTGCAGAGATCATCCAGGCAAACCTGGCGGCAGTGAATATCGATCTGACCGTATCCGAGTTTTCACAGGCGGGCTTCAGCGCGTCCCTGCGTGAGGATGGAAAGTATGATATGTATTTGCAGCAGTCTTCTTCCCAGGGTTCCATCTTAAATATTGTACAGCGCTTCTTCAGCACCGGAGGTCAGTCTAATGTTATGAACTACAGCAATCCGGAACTGGATGCCATGATGGATGAGGCGACCAGGAGCAAGAACCTGGATGAGATGGCGGAGCGCTATGCCGAGATCCAGCAGGTACTGGCAGATGAAGTGCCGGCGATCCCGCTGATCGAGCAGTACTTATGGTGTATCGGTACAAAGGGCTTTTATGGGATCGATCTGAACAACCAGTACTATTACGTTGACTTTACAAACTGTGTAGTGGTAGAAGAATAA
- a CDS encoding ABC transporter permease, producing MYKYIIKRLGMVILVVLAVSFAVFFIMDMVPGDPAVTALGDEATAEALAYYRETHGLNDPLIVQYVRYMSGILRRDLGTSIYNGADVWQLYFSKLPYTINLACCSALLAVLCSIPLGMAAAIKRNTWIDAIASMIAFVGLAMPNFWIGILLILAFSVNMSIFPSFGAGDGLRSLVLPSITCGTAMMAAITRTTRSAMLDVINQDYLRTARSKGLPEKVVMVRHALKNALIPIVTMVGTQIAGLIGGSVVTERVFSWPGVGSYIVDSILKNDYQVVTGFVIMTSIMVSLILLCVDLLYAFIDPRIKAQFTK from the coding sequence ATGTATAAGTATATTATAAAGAGATTAGGCATGGTAATCCTGGTGGTACTGGCAGTTTCCTTTGCGGTCTTTTTCATTATGGATATGGTGCCGGGAGACCCGGCGGTGACGGCGCTTGGCGACGAGGCGACGGCTGAGGCGCTGGCGTACTACAGAGAGACCCATGGCCTGAATGATCCTCTGATCGTGCAGTATGTCCGCTATATGTCGGGGATCCTGAGGCGGGATCTGGGGACAAGCATTTACAACGGCGCAGATGTCTGGCAGCTGTATTTCTCCAAACTGCCCTATACGATCAACCTGGCCTGCTGCTCGGCGCTGCTTGCTGTGCTGTGCTCGATCCCTCTGGGGATGGCGGCGGCCATTAAACGGAATACCTGGATCGATGCGATCGCTTCCATGATCGCGTTTGTGGGACTGGCTATGCCGAACTTCTGGATCGGCATCCTGCTCATACTGGCATTTTCCGTCAATATGAGTATCTTCCCATCCTTTGGCGCAGGCGACGGCCTCCGGAGCCTGGTGCTTCCTTCCATCACCTGCGGCACAGCTATGATGGCGGCGATCACCAGAACGACCCGCTCTGCGATGCTGGATGTGATCAACCAGGATTATCTGCGGACAGCGCGCTCGAAGGGGCTTCCGGAAAAGGTGGTCATGGTCCGCCATGCCCTGAAAAATGCACTGATCCCCATCGTCACCATGGTCGGGACCCAGATCGCTGGGCTGATCGGCGGCTCCGTGGTCACGGAGCGGGTGTTTTCCTGGCCGGGAGTCGGGAGCTATATTGTGGATTCCATTTTGAAAAATGATTATCAGGTGGTGACCGGATTTGTCATCATGACTTCAATTATGGTTTCTCTGATCCTGTTGTGCGTGGACTTGTTATATGCGTTTATCGATCCCAGGATCAAGGCGCAATTTACAAAGTGA
- a CDS encoding UxaA family hydrolase, with product MNMQVNALVMNASDNVAVCTEPVKQGGTVCYRRKDAVEELTAGEDIPVWHKVALTDLEEGASVIKYGEAIGVTACRIPAGGWISHTNLIGLPRNYDDEICE from the coding sequence ATGAATATGCAAGTGAATGCGCTGGTCATGAATGCCTCAGATAATGTGGCGGTCTGCACGGAGCCGGTAAAACAGGGCGGGACTGTCTGTTACAGGCGTAAGGACGCAGTGGAGGAGCTGACGGCTGGTGAGGACATCCCTGTATGGCATAAGGTGGCGCTGACGGATCTGGAAGAGGGCGCTTCCGTCATAAAGTATGGGGAGGCGATCGGTGTGACGGCCTGCCGGATACCGGCTGGCGGGTGGATATCCCACACCAATCTGATCGGGCTGCCAAGAAATTATGACGATGAGATTTGCGAATAA
- a CDS encoding ABC transporter ATP-binding protein has product MSEVILEVKNLVKYFKTKKGDVHAVDGVSFSIERGKTLGIVGESGCGKSTTGRTILRLIEPTSGEIIFEGKNIENISRSEMKALRKDMQIIFQDPFSSLDPRMTVSELIAEPIRLNKILKNPAEIEKRVLELMETVGLAKRLYNTYPHELDGGRRQRIGIARALSVNPKFIVCDEPVSALDVSIQAQILNLLKELQQKMGFTYIFITHNLSVVNYFADDIAVMYLGSLVEKAPVEELFGNPLHPYTKALLSAIPVPELGIKKEEELIQGEITSPINLPDECRFYKRCSMACEECRKGIPPLREITPGHFVACGRIG; this is encoded by the coding sequence ATGTCAGAAGTGATCTTAGAGGTAAAAAACCTTGTAAAATATTTTAAGACGAAAAAGGGAGACGTACATGCAGTAGACGGGGTCAGCTTCTCGATCGAAAGAGGGAAGACACTGGGGATCGTGGGGGAATCAGGCTGCGGGAAGTCAACCACAGGCCGCACCATCCTCCGGCTGATCGAACCGACTTCCGGTGAGATCATTTTTGAGGGAAAGAACATCGAGAATATATCCCGCAGTGAGATGAAGGCCCTGCGCAAGGATATGCAGATCATTTTCCAGGACCCGTTTTCATCCCTGGACCCGAGGATGACGGTCAGCGAACTGATCGCAGAGCCGATCCGGTTGAATAAAATCTTGAAGAACCCGGCGGAGATCGAGAAGCGGGTGCTGGAGCTGATGGAGACGGTGGGCCTTGCAAAACGACTGTACAACACCTATCCTCATGAGCTGGATGGCGGCAGACGGCAGCGTATCGGCATCGCCAGGGCGCTTTCCGTGAATCCCAAGTTCATCGTATGCGACGAGCCGGTGTCTGCCCTGGACGTATCGATCCAGGCGCAGATCTTGAACCTGCTCAAGGAGCTTCAGCAGAAGATGGGCTTTACCTATATTTTTATTACCCATAACCTGTCGGTGGTTAATTATTTTGCAGATGATATAGCGGTGATGTATTTAGGTTCCCTGGTGGAGAAGGCGCCGGTGGAGGAGCTGTTTGGCAATCCGCTGCACCCATACACCAAGGCCCTTTTGTCAGCGATCCCTGTTCCGGAGCTGGGGATAAAGAAGGAGGAGGAGCTGATCCAGGGTGAGATCACTTCACCGATCAATCTCCCGGACGAGTGCCGTTTCTACAAACGCTGCAGTATGGCGTGCGAGGAATGCAGAAAAGGGATCCCGCCGCTGCGGGAGATCACCCCGGGGCATTTCGTGGCGTGCGGGCGGATCGGATAA
- a CDS encoding UxaA family hydrolase — protein sequence MVFQGYRRPDGKVGIRNHVLILPTCACASESCRLAAAQVKGAVNVIINTGCSDVAANTEMTQRVLRGFACNGNIYGIVIIGLGCETVPHRELKAELEKMTSKPVVSFGIQEVGGTVKTVAEAVKAARAMVEKASMQQKEACDISELLMGIECGGSDATSGIASNPAVGELSDLLIDAGASTMMSETIEFIGAEHVLAKRGETREIHNQIIQICKDYEAHLAAVGQDCRAGQPTPGNKTGGLSTLEEKSLGCIRKGGSRPVVEVLQEAEMPTKKGAVIMDTPGYDISSVTSMVAGGCQVVIFTTGRGTPTGNAIAPVIKVCGNPQTCQVMADNIDEDVSAIITEGETPEDAGARLLKSLLEVCSGKMTKAEIFGFSDIAVDHICRFI from the coding sequence ATGGTGTTTCAGGGTTACCGTCGTCCGGACGGAAAGGTAGGGATAAGGAATCATGTGCTGATCCTGCCCACCTGCGCATGTGCCAGTGAGAGCTGCAGGCTGGCAGCGGCGCAGGTTAAAGGAGCGGTCAACGTGATCATTAACACAGGCTGTTCAGACGTTGCAGCCAACACAGAGATGACGCAGAGGGTCCTCAGGGGCTTTGCCTGTAACGGAAATATTTACGGAATTGTTATCATTGGGCTTGGATGCGAGACCGTACCCCACAGAGAGTTAAAAGCAGAGCTTGAAAAGATGACCAGTAAACCAGTCGTTTCCTTTGGGATCCAGGAAGTGGGGGGAACGGTAAAGACGGTGGCGGAGGCGGTAAAAGCCGCCAGGGCGATGGTGGAGAAAGCTTCCATGCAGCAGAAGGAGGCCTGTGATATCTCAGAGCTTTTGATGGGGATTGAGTGCGGGGGATCTGACGCCACCTCGGGGATCGCGTCGAATCCGGCCGTGGGAGAGCTTAGCGACCTGCTGATCGATGCAGGCGCGTCCACGATGATGAGCGAGACGATCGAGTTTATCGGAGCGGAACACGTCCTGGCAAAGCGGGGTGAGACCAGAGAGATCCATAATCAGATCATACAGATCTGTAAGGATTATGAGGCCCATTTGGCTGCGGTGGGACAGGACTGCAGGGCAGGGCAGCCGACGCCGGGCAATAAGACAGGAGGCCTTTCCACGCTGGAGGAGAAGAGCCTTGGCTGCATCCGGAAAGGCGGGAGCCGACCGGTCGTAGAGGTGCTTCAGGAGGCGGAGATGCCCACAAAGAAAGGTGCGGTTATCATGGATACGCCGGGATATGATATCTCATCGGTGACGTCCATGGTGGCAGGCGGATGCCAGGTGGTCATCTTTACCACAGGCAGAGGGACGCCCACGGGAAATGCTATCGCGCCGGTCATCAAGGTATGCGGCAACCCCCAGACCTGCCAGGTCATGGCGGACAATATCGACGAGGATGTCAGCGCCATAATTACGGAAGGTGAAACGCCGGAGGACGCGGGGGCGCGGCTGCTTAAAAGTCTTTTGGAGGTGTGCAGCGGGAAGATGACAAAGGCGGAGATCTTTGGTTTTTCAGATATTGCCGTGGATCATATCTGCCGTTTTATTTAA
- a CDS encoding serine hydrolase yields MLSRLVFVDREKLEKHGFEEEWIKWLEYRIGQRGIDMHSLRIDCGEELLYEAFSWPYYKDHLQRAYSISKSFVSVAIGILEDRGMLALEDKILDWFPEYRPRGVSEWISEMTISHMLSMKTCYSSTTYKRSCDNNWVRSFFTSVPEHPPGTIFCYDTSGYHTLAALVEKLTQKKLLDFLREECLDQIGFSKEAYFLADEQGVSMGGSGLLCSLKDISLFGRLIMNYGNWDGRQLLPEPYMRKALQVNSFTGSSRDSCLQKQGYGYGFWCLPGTGFFSFGKGSQIILCLPQQNLVVSGFGDTIGDPGAMENLLEDLLFLFLRKGRLSVEGQEVSGIQTLLPGGIPGTTCPEGKYGCVDSFFKTFEIDRNEHRIRIETAAGDREIRWRENGFYEGDFPVTGSRYLAVGASQPGGEYYVRVKYLTPEPASMEMEFAPIGDRSLVIRMKNTGELLHREYTGDYVCWKET; encoded by the coding sequence ATGTTGAGTAGGTTAGTATTTGTAGACCGCGAAAAGCTGGAAAAACACGGGTTTGAGGAGGAATGGATCAAGTGGCTGGAATACCGGATCGGGCAGAGAGGGATCGATATGCACAGCCTGCGCATCGACTGTGGGGAGGAACTTCTGTATGAGGCGTTTAGCTGGCCTTACTATAAAGACCATCTCCAACGGGCCTATTCCATTTCAAAGAGCTTTGTATCGGTGGCGATTGGGATACTGGAGGACCGGGGGATGCTTGCGCTGGAGGATAAGATACTGGACTGGTTTCCGGAATACCGGCCCCGGGGGGTGTCGGAGTGGATCTCGGAAATGACCATCAGCCACATGCTGTCCATGAAAACCTGCTACTCGTCTACGACGTATAAGCGGAGCTGTGATAATAACTGGGTCAGGTCCTTTTTTACAAGCGTGCCGGAGCATCCGCCGGGTACGATATTCTGTTATGATACGTCCGGATACCACACGCTGGCGGCGCTGGTGGAAAAGCTGACACAGAAAAAGCTTCTGGATTTTCTGCGGGAGGAATGCCTGGATCAGATCGGGTTCAGCAAAGAAGCGTATTTCCTTGCAGACGAGCAGGGCGTGTCCATGGGCGGAAGCGGGCTGCTCTGCAGCCTGAAGGATATATCGCTGTTTGGCCGCCTGATCATGAATTATGGAAATTGGGACGGCAGGCAGCTGCTGCCGGAGCCGTATATGCGAAAGGCGCTGCAGGTCAATTCCTTTACCGGCAGCAGCCGGGATTCCTGCCTGCAGAAGCAGGGTTATGGCTATGGTTTCTGGTGTCTGCCGGGGACCGGGTTTTTCAGCTTTGGAAAAGGGAGCCAGATCATCCTCTGTCTGCCGCAGCAGAACCTGGTGGTGTCAGGATTTGGAGACACCATTGGGGATCCGGGGGCAATGGAGAACCTGCTGGAGGATCTTCTGTTCCTGTTTTTGAGAAAGGGCAGGCTGTCGGTGGAAGGCCAGGAGGTTTCCGGTATTCAGACGCTGCTGCCGGGAGGCATTCCCGGTACTACCTGCCCGGAAGGTAAGTACGGATGTGTGGACTCGTTTTTTAAAACATTTGAGATAGACCGAAATGAGCACCGGATCCGCATAGAAACAGCCGCTGGGGACCGGGAGATCCGGTGGCGGGAGAATGGATTTTATGAAGGGGATTTTCCTGTTACGGGGTCGAGATATCTGGCAGTAGGGGCCAGCCAGCCTGGAGGCGAGTATTATGTCCGGGTGAAATATCTGACGCCGGAGCCGGCATCCATGGAGATGGAATTCGCGCCGATCGGGGACCGCAGCCTGGTGATCCGGATGAAGAATACCGGGGAACTGCTGCACCGGGAATACACGGGCGATTATGTATGCTGGAAGGAAACTTAA